In a genomic window of Quercus lobata isolate SW786 chromosome 4, ValleyOak3.0 Primary Assembly, whole genome shotgun sequence:
- the LOC115983421 gene encoding zinc finger A20 and AN1 domain-containing stress-associated protein 5, with amino-acid sequence MAQKTGKEETEFKVHEKIPLCINNCGFTGNPATNNMCQNCFNTSNSPTTTTTTTTNTNASTTTTNSSSTTTSSNKMLKVHHRSSASSFRSATTMEVTSEDVVATAAAAADRVRSEGFSFGFGSEVKREVNRCFGCRRKVGLTGFRCRCGELFCAEHRYTDRHVCSYDYKAAGREAIARENPVVKAAKIVRV; translated from the coding sequence ATGGCTCAGAAAACCGGAAAAGAAGAGACCGAGTTCAAGGTACACGAGAAGATCCCTCTTTGTATCAACAACTGCGGTTTCACCGGTAATCCGGCCACCAACAACATGTGCCAAAACTGCTTCAACACCTCGAAttcaccaacaacaacaaccaccaccacaacaaacacaaacgcatcaacaacaacaacaaattctTCATCAACAACCACATCATCGAACAAGATGTTGAAGGTTCATCATAGATCTAGTGCGAGTTCGTTCAGATCTGCTACTACTATGGAGGTGACGAGCGAGGACGTTGTTGCgacggcggcggcggcggcggatCGGGTTAGATCGGAGGGGTTCAGTTTCGGATTCGGATCGGAGGTGAAGAGAGAGGTGAACCGGTGCTTCGGTTGCAGGAGGAAGGTAGGGTTGACCGGATTCCGGTGCCGGTGCGGCGAGCTCTTCTGCGCCGAGCACCGGTACACCGATCGCCACGTGTGCAGCTACGATTACAAAGCCGCTGGCCGCGAAGCGATTGCGAGAGAAAATCCGGTTGTCAAGGCAGCCAAAATTGTCAGAGTctga